GATATATTGACATGCACTTGGTACTATAATTAGTATCAATATCAAATTCATGTAATTAATACCTGTGAGTTGCAAATTTATCGAGCAACTATTGTCTGTGTTTGTGTGGTTTATCTATCATAACAAGTGAATTGTGGTGCTCCACTATTTTGTGGTTTGAAAAGATTTAAGTTGCTCGGTTCTATATCCACCTTGTTCTGTCAGTGTAATTGATACCTTAGGAAATCCAATGTGGCAGGTCCATATGGACCTTCTAATGCAGCGGGAATACACTCCCTCTGATCTGCTTCTGAATCTGCTTCCACGCAAATTTTGTTAAAGAGAGAATTTGTCCATTCCCCATCACTTCTAATAATGATTGAAATAGTATGCTTATCAGTGCTAGAGCTGGAGGTTACGCTGAATGGATGCCATTGAATCTTGGAAATGCTTGGAATTTTCAAAAAGAGCACACTTGTTGGTGTATATTTCAACCCTGAAATCATGAGCTGCCAGTTTATGTAGATGTTCAATGTATAATTTGTATAACAACGAGATAGATGCACGGATTTTACTTGAATCCTTAGGAAATGTCAGTTCCACGGCTTTGCATGGAAAGACTTGAGCTGAAAGAATGCATGTTTCTTGCCTGGACTGTAGGATTCGGAAAAGTTTATCCAGAGCAAAGAGGAAAACTCCCGGAAAAACCATATAAAAATGGCGGTCTCCGCCATGGAACAAGAAGAATACTATGAAGACTATATACAGGTGGTGTGTGTAGTAGAACAACTCGAACCTTTTCCTTCGAATCTGTGGTAGTGCTGTAATCCAAATGATCAGACCTGTTATAAGTGCCATCTCTCCGGCAAGGTAAATGCGCCCTTTATTCTGCCACTTCAACATCTGGTAATTTGACATTATTGACATGATGTCAACTTGGCATAACCTCGGCGAGTAAATAATACCATCAAGAAATTTAGTAGTAGTTACCTCATCCTGAATTCTATGTTTCATTCCCCATATAAAATACGTGCCTGCACCATGTAACGTGGCAAAAAGAAGCATTGCATTTCCAAGCCAAATATGGTATCTCACCGAAGCTTCAAACTGGATGCCAAGTAAACGGAATATGGACATTCCCCTTAATACGGGTAGAAGAAGCAGAGCTAGACAAGCTTCTGCGAGCAAACCAGACCGTGTGGCCATCCTGAACAGTTTGTACTGCCATCTGAAATCGGGTAAAGATCAAtttttagttttaatatttCTTCTTTTCTTGCTGAATTTATCGTCTTACAGTTTCAATTTGAATGATTTGACTGGTGTCATCTTCTTGAAGTCATTCGAAATACGGTTGTAGAATGTCCAAACCAAAAAGACGATGAAAAAAGACGAAGCAAGAATCTGTAGTCCAGACAAAATACCAGCATATCGATTCACGACTAGTGGACTGGAGAAAGAAGTAATTACTCTCCTTCCTTGCCTGCATCATAATACAAGATGTGAGACACACAAAAAATCCCAAGGCTTATTTAATGCAGttagaataattatttataCAGTTTCAAAAAAAAGAATCATAGTTTTATACCTGATTATTGATTCTCTTTGTTTTAGTTCCAGGTATATGAAACCAGTTATAGCCAAAGCAATTACAGGAAACGTGTAGACGACAAAATCAAGACCTGTGCAGATTTAAAAACCACCATATCAATATTGACGGAAGCAGAGCTATAACGCTTTCTTGAAAAGATTCATAATGTTACCATTATAGCCAAAGGCAGAAGCTGCGGCCTTTTGTTCAGCTTTCTTCCATTTTCTTGTCCAGAATTCAGTTTGCTTAAGAACCCAGAGCGACACCCAACAAGTAAATATCAAGATCATCAGCACCTTGAGTATTATTAAGGTTGTTTGCGCCATGTTTGTCCGAAATATTTTGCCTGCGATATAGACTTAAACGAGCAGGTTCTAACTCTCAAGTCTATGTTGACGTATCCAGAGAAGATGCATGCCAATATATAGCACTCAGGCAAGAAATTCTATTTGCTAAACCAGCACTTGGTTGAGTACCTTACCACTTTTGCAGAGGTGATACTGTGATATGCTTGCATTTTTGGAATATGAAACACACTATGTGATTGTACTTTAGTGACTTCAATTATCATTCTTAAGTTTCATTGCGAACATCATGCGAGCTTAGACTTAACACGATGTCTAGTTGCATGGGGTGACATAAGCATGACGATTGTTTTTTGTctatttttgatgaaaaatttcTCTCTACAATTATTTATTCATGTTGTATTGGTTGCAGCTTTAAATATAGTGGATTTATGGTCCACCGTACCACTTACCCTTAAAATCGATTAATTACAAACCCATGAGTATTGGAAGTCGTTTTAGAAGTGAAGTGGTTGAATCATGAAGAAGAGGATAaataaatgactttgttcaaaaattttgacttttcttgttgtattttatttgattattttcaTCATTAAAAGTAAAATTCTTACAACAAATAAAAAAGTTAAATTGTATTTAAATTCCCAAACCCAACATTGGGTTTGTTGTCAGTTCAGAAAAAAATATGTGTTTGCGTTATCTGATCCATAAAAATGTTTCTGTACGTACTCCTTGGGCCACACGTCTTATCTCAGATGAAAATCGGTACAAAATATTAATACTATGATACTAGTATATGATACTTGAGTATCGAGTATTTcatatatgatattaatatgtaatttttGAGTATCAAAACATGTATAacaaatattgatattaatgacATATTTTCTTGGATAAAAATTGATACAAAAAAGTTTAAAATGTGAttcaaatatatgatatttgagtatctattgtttcagatttgatactaatatatgatatttgagtaccCAAAAAAGTGTAGCAAGTGTTGATATTAATAAAGTTATTTCAATTTTATACTCAAGTCTTATTTTTGTACTTAGTTATAAAATAGTAGGTactcaaatataatatattgatatcataatttcaatgtTTTATGGTTATTTGCTTCCTTGAAAAGATATGTGAGCCCAACAAGTGATTTTTTTTTCGAATCGGGAAAtgtataaacattttttttcctcAAAAAATGGTTGAACACAAACTCATTTTTGAATTTAGGGATTTAAAAGCAAGTTaccaaataaaaaattcaatgAAGTGATAGATGAAGTCAATAATGAGTTTAACCATTTGAGCATGCTATGGTGAAATTCTGAACAAGGGGCAATCTGTTTAGTTGAAATTTCTGAAAGAAAGATGGAAAGGTACAAGTAGACACATGATTATCTTCTAGTGTTTTAACTTATGGACCACACCACAATCTTGTTAAAGGCTGGCAAAAAATTCAGTGCTTTTTTTCCTTCTTTGGAGTGGACATCTATTATGCAAATTGCTTGTTATGAAAAAAGGCATATCAAGCAAGTGCTTGGAGATAATTTTCAAGTAGCCACCAAATAAAACCGTGTAAAACCGAACAATTTTTTGAGGTTTGGCTCGTGTCTACGGTAAAAAAATGGCCTTTTGACTTGCTTAGGAGTCATGCTTCCCAAAAAAGGTTAGACTTGTTGGAATTATTTTGTGGgctcacataatttaattaattgtacatGGACAAGCTATCTAATAAAAGACCCAATAAAgtgatctaattaattatgagtttccaaaatattaaaaaattggtATGGTCCACCTTATGTGTAGAAACCCAGCCCAATTAGG
This sequence is a window from Primulina tabacum isolate GXHZ01 chromosome 17, ASM2559414v2, whole genome shotgun sequence. Protein-coding genes within it:
- the LOC142530368 gene encoding ferric reduction oxidase 8, mitochondrial-like — translated: MAQTTLIILKVLMILIFTCWVSLWVLKQTEFWTRKWKKAEQKAAASAFGYNGLDFVVYTFPVIALAITGFIYLELKQRESIIRQGRRVITSFSSPLVVNRYAGILSGLQILASSFFIVFLVWTFYNRISNDFKKMTPVKSFKLKLWQYKLFRMATRSGLLAEACLALLLLPVLRGMSIFRLLGIQFEASVRYHIWLGNAMLLFATLHGAGTYFIWGMKHRIQDEMLKWQNKGRIYLAGEMALITGLIIWITALPQIRRKRFELFYYTHHLYIVFIVFFLFHGGDRHFYMVFPGVFLFALDKLFRILQSRQETCILSAQVFPCKAVELTFPKDSRLKYTPTSVLFLKIPSISKIQWHPFSVTSSSSTDKHTISIIIRSDGEWTNSLFNKICVEADSEADQRECIPAALEGPYGPATLDFLRYDNLLMVAGGIGITPFLSILQERASNFRNGRNEYPAKIQLIFSVKKSQDICLLNPILSQILDFQTFQIILKVFVTQENQIGKTLREVLKDIPDVQILNFRTTGYAIYGSDRFLLVAAITMISSIAFLLLLGCFNHFIIPSAKKPSEQKSPSSLIDLLLMCSFAIAITFSAVIAIMIKWKRLKKELSLSSDKQNQAMRQRLLLEANRNLDEHEIQFGGRPNFQDLFSDFANESGGSDIGVVVCGPEGMNESVASICKLSSQILQRNSKEKNTYFSFHSFNFTL